DNA from bacterium:
AGTTTTCCTCTATGCTGCGCACCGATTCCCGACGGAGGTGGCATGAGCGAGCGCCCGAAAAGCAAGAACATCACCTGGAGTCACAGCTTCGTCTCCAGGGAATCCCGGCACGAGCTTCTGGGACATCGCTCGGCCACTCTCTGGTTCACCGGCCTCTCGGGATCGGGCAAATCGACTGTCGCGCTCGCCGTCGAGCAGTTGCTGGTCGCCCGCGGTGCCAACGGCTACGTGCTCGATGGCGACAACGTCCGCCAGGGGCTCAACTCGAACCTCGGCTTTGCCCCGCAGGACCGCACCGAGAACATCCGCCGCATCGGCGAGGTGGCGAAGCTTTTCAACGACGCGGGTGTGATCGTGCTGACTGCGTTCATCTCGCCCTATCGAGTCGATCGCGACCGAGTGCGAGCGGCGCTCCCGGCGGGGGAGTTCATCGAAGTTTTTGTCGATTGTCCTCTAGATGAATGTGAGCGCCGGGACGTGAAAGGGCTGTACAAGAAGGCTCGCGCGGGTGAGATCCCGGAGTTCACAGGCATCTCTGCGCCCTACGAGGCCCCCGAGAGCCCGGAACTGGTGGTGAAGACCGCCGAGTCGGAGGTCCTGGAGTGCGCGCAGCAGGTCATTGCCTACCTCGAACATCGAGGTGTGTTGAGCGTCTGAACCGGGCATGTCCAGATTCCCACAGGTGGCAACTGGCACGGGTTCAGCGATCCGTGGGCAAGCCGATACGCTAGCAGGTACGCTGGTTTGCCGACGCAAAGGGGCGCTGCTAGGATGCCGAAATCAAAGGGCTTCCGGGTGTACCTCTACCCCAGGCGGCTTCGCACGATGACAAAAACTCCCGCTCAGATTCTTATGTGCTGCCTCGCGCTGGGCTTCGCGGGTGCGTGTGGTACGACCTCGGGTCCCGAAAGCCTTCCCCCTCTGCCCTTGTCGCCGGAAGCTGAAGCGGGTGCAGCCTTCATTCGCGGCCACAAGCTCGAACTCGAGGGGCGTCTACTCGAAGCGGCCGAAGCCTACGAGAACGCGGCTCGCATCGATCCTGAATCAGCTGAACTTCAGCGTTACCTGGCCCAACTCTGGTTGCGCGCCGACGACGCAGAGCGCGCACTCTCTCACGCGGAACGTTCTTGCGAACTCGATCCCGAGAACGATCAACTGCGTTCGAGCCTGGCCAGTCTGTACATCTCCTTGAAGCGCTATCCGCAGGCGGCCACGCTTCTGGAGCCGGATTTCGAGGCTGGAGAGCTTTCGGATGAGGGCAGAATGACCCTCTTCAACCTCTATCTGCGCATCGAGAACGCCGATGGAGCCGAGAGAGTCGCCCACCAGATGGTGGAGACGGCTCCGGGTGATGTTCGCGGATACATGGCGCTGGGGGCGGCCCGCGAACGATTCGACGATCCGATCGCCGCCCTGCGCGCGTACCGCGAAGGCCTGGGAGTCGATCCGCATCAAGCCGTGTTCTACGACTCGATCGCGCGCGTCCATCGCAAAGCGGAGGATGCGGAGAGCGAGATCGCGATCCTGGAGGAGAAACTCGTCGTTTTTCCCGGGGATCCAGCCGCCTATATGAGACTTGGGCAGGTCTATGACGATCGCGGTGATCGGGATTCCGCGATCGAAGCACTCGAGAATCTGGTCGGGGTCCATCCCGAGATCCTCGGCGCTCAATTTCGCCTCGGTTATTTCTACTACGAGAGCCGACGACTCGATGATGCCCTGGAACGCTTTGAAATCGTTGCGCGTGGCCGAGGCGGCATCGAAGACCAACGCTATCGCGATGAAGTGCGTTACTTCCTCGGCCTGGTAAGAGAGGAGGCCGGTCAACTCGACGAGGCTCTGGAATCGCTCGAGCAGGTGCCGCGCGAGTCGCCCCGTTTCGCGGATTCACGCGTGTTGATGGCGCGCATCCTCGAGAAGCGAGAGGAATTCGAACGCGCCATCACGGAACTCAAACGCGCCATCGCGTCCGCGCCGAGCAATACCGCGCTTTCGATCTATCTCGCGGGTATCTACCAGCGCAACGGCGACGTCGAGCGTGCCGTTGCGATCGTCGAAGACCTGATTGCGGAAAACCCCACGGAGATCGACCTGTACTACGACCTGGGCGTGATCTACGGCGATGCGGAGAACTACGAAAAGTCACTCGAGTACATGAACAAGGTTCTCGAGATGAATCCGGATCACGCCAGCGCTCTCAATTTCATCGGCTACACCTGGGCAGAGCAGGGCGAGAATCTCGACGAGGCCGAGAGCATGCTTCGTCGGGCGGTTGAACTTCGGCCCGACGACGGATATATCACCGACAGTCTTGGCTGGGTCTACTACCAGCAGGGACTGCGGAATCTGCGCAACGGTGACCCCCAGATCGCACGCGACTACTTTACTCGAGCCCTGTCCGAACTGGAGCACGCCCTGGAATTGCTGGAACGCGACGATCCGGTCATTACCTGGCACGCCGCCGACGCCTACCGATCCATGGCGCGCTTCGATGACGCGCTTCAGGCGTATCTGCGCGCACTGGAATTGAAGCCCAGCGAAGCCGACGCGAAGAAGATTCGCGATGAGATCCGTCTCCTGGAGATCCAGATGCAGGAATCTCCACCGGAGGAATCGCGTTGAGCCGACTGCACGCGACCGCGCTCGCGTGCTCGAGTTTGTTGTTGAGCGCATGTCTCGGCATTGCCCCTCACGGGAAACTCGAGCCGATTCTCGACGAAGACGTGCGAATCAAGGGCTGGCTCGAGCGGATCTCGAGGCAGGGGGAGGCGCTTCGCAGTTTGCGGGCCGTAGGCAAGCTGCGCATTCGCTCGCAGGCCGGCGGCGGGAGTGTCAAAGAGGTCATTCTGGTCCAGCGCCCCGGGCAGTTGCGCCTGGAGTCCCTCGGTCTATTGGGCAACTCGCTCAATCTACTCGTGACCGATGGTCAGAGTTTCTCGTTCTTCGATGGACGCTCGCTCGAGCGGGGCGTCGTGGATGAGCAAGTGCTGTCGCAGCGCCTGGGTCTTGCTCTGACGCCGAGCGAAGCGATCGAGGTACTCCTGGGCTCGATTCCCCGCAACGAATGGCCGCCTGCCAGGATTCTGGGCAGCGAGACCGTTCGTCAGGTGTGGTTGACCGGGCAGCGCCTTCTACTCGGTCCGAGCGGCGAACTACTCGAAGTCGAAACCCTGGCCGCGAATGGGCGCGTGCGCTGGGTTGTGCGCTACGGGAAATATCAGGAACTGCCCGGTGGCACATACCCCTTCGCCGTAGATTTGATTTTTCCCGACGAGGCTTTCAATGCGGAGCTTCGCTTCAGCGATGTCGAGCTGAACCCGTCGCTTTCTTCGGCGCTTTTCCGCGTCGCATGGCGGAAGGACTGATGAGCGAAGCGGTTCTGAAAGTCCGCGGGCTGCGCACGACGTTTCACACTCCAGAAGGCGTGCTCCCGGCCGTGGACGGAGTGAGTTTCGATCTGCACGCCGGTGAAACACTGTGCGTTGTAGGGGAGTCGGGATGCGGTAAATCGGTCACCGCGCTCTCTGTTTTGCGTTTGCTTCCCGAGCCGCCCGCGAACATCGAAGCGGGTGAGATTCTATTCGACGGCGACAATCTGCTTACTCTCGATTCCGAACAGATGCGCCAGATTCGCGGGAATCGCATCGCGATGATCTTCCAGGAGCCGATGACTTCGCTCAATCCGGTCCTGCGCATCGGCTATCAGATCGAAGAATCGCTCCAGGTTCACACCGACATGGATGGTAAGCACAGGCGCGAGCGGGTCGTTGAACTCCTCAATCTCGTGGGTATTCCCGAAGCGGAGCGACGGGCGCGCGACTACCCTCATCAGCTCTCGGGCGGCATGCGTCAGCGTGTGATGATTGCGATGGCTCTCGCGTGCGATCCCGAAGTGTTGATCGCGGACGAGCCGACCACCGCTCTGGACGTAACGATCCAGGCGCAGATCATCGAGCTTCTGGAGACCTTGAAGAAGCGATTCAACATGGCCGTGTTGCTGATCACGCACGACCTCGGCGTCGTAGCCGAAGCCGCGCAACGTGTGGCGGTACTCTACGCCGGGCGCGTCGTCGAAACGGCGACAGCGGATGAACTCTTCCGCGAGCCGCGTCATCCCTATACACACGGCCTGTTGCTCGCGATGCCCAGTTCCAAGAACAAGTCGCGTGAGCCGCTTCACGTGATTGCAGGCATCGTCCCCGACCTGATCAGCCGGCCCGAAGGTTGCAGTTTTCGCGAACGGTGTCCGCGTGCGCAAGAAGTTTGCGCGAAGATCGATCCCGAACTCGATAGCATCGGACCCGATCATAGTGTTGCATGTCACAACGCCGTGCCTCCCGAGGGTGACGCATGACTGAGCCTCAGCTGCGGGTTCGAGGTCTGTCGAAGTCCTTTCCTGTCGGCGGTTCGGTGTTCGGCCGACGCCTGTTGTTGCGCGCCGTCGATTGTGTGGATCTCGATGTGGCTGCAGGCGAAACCATTGGGCTCGTGGGCGAATCCGGCTG
Protein-coding regions in this window:
- a CDS encoding ABC transporter ATP-binding protein, whose translation is MSEAVLKVRGLRTTFHTPEGVLPAVDGVSFDLHAGETLCVVGESGCGKSVTALSVLRLLPEPPANIEAGEILFDGDNLLTLDSEQMRQIRGNRIAMIFQEPMTSLNPVLRIGYQIEESLQVHTDMDGKHRRERVVELLNLVGIPEAERRARDYPHQLSGGMRQRVMIAMALACDPEVLIADEPTTALDVTIQAQIIELLETLKKRFNMAVLLITHDLGVVAEAAQRVAVLYAGRVVETATADELFREPRHPYTHGLLLAMPSSKNKSREPLHVIAGIVPDLISRPEGCSFRERCPRAQEVCAKIDPELDSIGPDHSVACHNAVPPEGDA
- the cysC gene encoding adenylyl-sulfate kinase, with the translated sequence MSERPKSKNITWSHSFVSRESRHELLGHRSATLWFTGLSGSGKSTVALAVEQLLVARGANGYVLDGDNVRQGLNSNLGFAPQDRTENIRRIGEVAKLFNDAGVIVLTAFISPYRVDRDRVRAALPAGEFIEVFVDCPLDECERRDVKGLYKKARAGEIPEFTGISAPYEAPESPELVVKTAESEVLECAQQVIAYLEHRGVLSV
- a CDS encoding tetratricopeptide repeat protein: MTKTPAQILMCCLALGFAGACGTTSGPESLPPLPLSPEAEAGAAFIRGHKLELEGRLLEAAEAYENAARIDPESAELQRYLAQLWLRADDAERALSHAERSCELDPENDQLRSSLASLYISLKRYPQAATLLEPDFEAGELSDEGRMTLFNLYLRIENADGAERVAHQMVETAPGDVRGYMALGAARERFDDPIAALRAYREGLGVDPHQAVFYDSIARVHRKAEDAESEIAILEEKLVVFPGDPAAYMRLGQVYDDRGDRDSAIEALENLVGVHPEILGAQFRLGYFYYESRRLDDALERFEIVARGRGGIEDQRYRDEVRYFLGLVREEAGQLDEALESLEQVPRESPRFADSRVLMARILEKREEFERAITELKRAIASAPSNTALSIYLAGIYQRNGDVERAVAIVEDLIAENPTEIDLYYDLGVIYGDAENYEKSLEYMNKVLEMNPDHASALNFIGYTWAEQGENLDEAESMLRRAVELRPDDGYITDSLGWVYYQQGLRNLRNGDPQIARDYFTRALSELEHALELLERDDPVITWHAADAYRSMARFDDALQAYLRALELKPSEADAKKIRDEIRLLEIQMQESPPEESR